The following proteins are co-located in the Prionailurus viverrinus isolate Anna chromosome A1, UM_Priviv_1.0, whole genome shotgun sequence genome:
- the GHR gene encoding growth hormone receptor isoform X3, translating into MRHYSVYSFCNESSEATPAILGRASQSLQRVNPGLGTNSSGKPKFTKCRSPELETFSCHWTDGVRRGFKSPGSTQLFYIRRSTQEWTQEWKECPDYVSAGENSCYFNSSYTSIWIPYCIKLTSNGGTVDQKCFSVEEIVQPDPPIGLNWTLLNISLTGIHADIQVRWEPPPNADVQKGWIVLEYELQYKEVNESQWKTMDPVLSTSVPVYSLRLDKEYEVRVRSRQRNSEKYGEFSEVLYVTLPQMSPFACEEDFQFPWFLITIFGIFGLTMILFLFIFSKQQRIKMLILPPVPVPKIKGIDPDLLKEGKLEEVNTILAIHDNYKPEFYNDDSWVEFIELDIDDPDEKTEGSDTDRLLSNDHEKSLNILGAKDDDSGRTSCYEPDILETDFNASDMCDGTSEVAQPQRLKGEVDLLCLDQKNQNNSPSTDATPTTQQPSVILAKENKPRPLLISGTESTHQAAHTQLSNPSSLANIDFYAQVSDITPAGSVVLSPGQKNKAGISPCDMHPEAVSLCQANFIMDNAYFCEADAKKCIAVAPHVEAESRVEPSFNQEDIYITTESLTTTAGQSGTAERAPGSEMPVPDYTSIHIVQSPQGLVLNATALPLPDKEFLSSCGYVSTDQLNKIMP; encoded by the exons ATTCTTCTGGGAAGCCTAAGTTCACCAAGTGCCGTTCACCTGAACTAGAGACTTTTTCGTGCCACTGGACAGATGGGGTTCGTCGTGGCTTCAAGAGCCCAGGATCCACACAGCTGTTCTATATTAGAAG GAGCACTCAAGAGTGGACTCAAGAATGGAAAGAATGCCCCGATTATGTCTCTGCTGGAGAAAACAGCTGTTACTTTAATTCATCTTATACCTCCATTTGGATACCCTACTGTATCAAGCTAACCAGCAATGGTGGTACAGTGGATCAAAAGTGTTTCTCTGTTGAGGAAATAG TGCAACCAGATCCACCCATTGGCCTCAACTGGACTCTACTGAACATCAGTTTAACGGGGATTCACGCAGATATCCAGGTGAGGTGGGAACCACCGCCCAATGCAGACGTTCAGAAGGGATGGATAGTCCTGGAGTATGAACTGCAATACAAAGAAGTAAATGAGTCCCAGTGGAAAACG ATGGACCCTGTATTGTCAACATCAGTTCCAGTTTATTCACTGAGACTAGATAAAGAATATGAAGTGCGTGTGAGATCCAGACAACGAAACTCTGAAAAATATGGCGAGTTCAGTGAGGTGCTCTATGTAACACTTCCTCAAATGAGCCCATTTGCATGTGAAGAag ATTTCCAGTTTCCATGGTTCTTAATTACTATCTTTGGAATATTTGGGCTAACGATGatactatttttattcatattttctaaacAGCAAAG gaTTAAGATGCTGATTCTTCCCCCAGTTCCAGTTCCAAAGATTAAAGGAATTGATCCAGATCTCCTCaag GAAGGAAAATTAGAAGAGGTGAACACAATCTTAGCCATTCATGACAACTATAAACCTGAATTCTACAACGATGACTCTTGGGTTGAATTCATTGAGCTGGATATTGATGACCCCGATGAAAAGACTGAAGGCTCCGACACAGACAGACTTCTAAGCAATGACCATGAGAAATCACTTAACATCCTTGGAGCAAAGGATGATGACTCTGGACGTACCAGCTGTTATGAACCTGACATTTTGGAGACTGATTTCAATGCCAGTGACATGTGTGATGGTACCTCAGAGGTTGCTCAGCCACAGAGGTTAAAAGGGGAAGTAGATCTCTTGTGCCTTGACCAGAAGAATCAAAATAACTCACCTTCTACTGATGCTACCCCTACCACTCAGCAGCCCAGTGTTATCctagcaaaggaaaacaaaccaagaCCGCTTCTTATTAGTGGAACTGAGTCAACTCATCAAGCTGCCCATACTCAGCTGAGCAATCCGAGTTCACTGGCAAACATCGACTTTTATGCCCAGGTAAGCGACATTACTCCAGCAGGGAGTGTGGTCCTTTCCCCAGGCCAAAAGAATAAGGCAGGGATATCCCCCTGTGACATGCATCCAGAAGCGGTCTCACTCTGCCAAGCAAACTTCATCATGGACAACGCCTACTTCTGCGAGGCAGACGCCAAAAAGTGCATCGCTGTGGCCCCTCACGTCGAGGCTGAATCACGTGTGGAGCCAAGCTTTAACCAGGAAGACATTTACATCACCACAGAAAGCCTTACCACTACCGCTGGCCAGTCTGGGACAGCAGAACGGGCTCCGGGTTCTGAGATGCCTGTCCCAGACTATACCTCCATTCACATAGTACAGTCTCCGCAGGGTCTCGTGCTCAATGCCACAGCCTTGCCCTTGCCTGACAAAGAGTTTCTCTCATCGTGTGGCTACGTGAGCACAGACCAACTGAACAAAATCATGCCGTAG
- the GHR gene encoding growth hormone receptor isoform X2 — translation MDLWQLLLTLAVAGSSSAFSGSEATPAILGRASQSLQRVNPGLGTNSSGKPKFTKCRSPELETFSCHWTDGVRRGFKSPGSTQLFYIRRSTQEWTQEWKECPDYVSAGENSCYFNSSYTSIWIPYCIKLTSNGGTVDQKCFSVEEIVQPDPPIGLNWTLLNISLTGIHADIQVRWEPPPNADVQKGWIVLEYELQYKEVNESQWKTMDPVLSTSVPVYSLRLDKEYEVRVRSRQRNSEKYGEFSEVLYVTLPQMSPFACEEDFQFPWFLITIFGIFGLTMILFLFIFSKQQRIKMLILPPVPVPKIKGIDPDLLKEGKLEEVNTILAIHDNYKPEFYNDDSWVEFIELDIDDPDEKTEGSDTDRLLSNDHEKSLNILGAKDDDSGRTSCYEPDILETDFNASDMCDGTSEVAQPQRLKGEVDLLCLDQKNQNNSPSTDATPTTQQPSVILAKENKPRPLLISGTESTHQAAHTQLSNPSSLANIDFYAQVSDITPAGSVVLSPGQKNKAGISPCDMHPEAVSLCQANFIMDNAYFCEADAKKCIAVAPHVEAESRVEPSFNQEDIYITTESLTTTAGQSGTAERAPGSEMPVPDYTSIHIVQSPQGLVLNATALPLPDKEFLSSCGYVSTDQLNKIMP, via the exons ATTCTTCTGGGAAGCCTAAGTTCACCAAGTGCCGTTCACCTGAACTAGAGACTTTTTCGTGCCACTGGACAGATGGGGTTCGTCGTGGCTTCAAGAGCCCAGGATCCACACAGCTGTTCTATATTAGAAG GAGCACTCAAGAGTGGACTCAAGAATGGAAAGAATGCCCCGATTATGTCTCTGCTGGAGAAAACAGCTGTTACTTTAATTCATCTTATACCTCCATTTGGATACCCTACTGTATCAAGCTAACCAGCAATGGTGGTACAGTGGATCAAAAGTGTTTCTCTGTTGAGGAAATAG TGCAACCAGATCCACCCATTGGCCTCAACTGGACTCTACTGAACATCAGTTTAACGGGGATTCACGCAGATATCCAGGTGAGGTGGGAACCACCGCCCAATGCAGACGTTCAGAAGGGATGGATAGTCCTGGAGTATGAACTGCAATACAAAGAAGTAAATGAGTCCCAGTGGAAAACG ATGGACCCTGTATTGTCAACATCAGTTCCAGTTTATTCACTGAGACTAGATAAAGAATATGAAGTGCGTGTGAGATCCAGACAACGAAACTCTGAAAAATATGGCGAGTTCAGTGAGGTGCTCTATGTAACACTTCCTCAAATGAGCCCATTTGCATGTGAAGAag ATTTCCAGTTTCCATGGTTCTTAATTACTATCTTTGGAATATTTGGGCTAACGATGatactatttttattcatattttctaaacAGCAAAG gaTTAAGATGCTGATTCTTCCCCCAGTTCCAGTTCCAAAGATTAAAGGAATTGATCCAGATCTCCTCaag GAAGGAAAATTAGAAGAGGTGAACACAATCTTAGCCATTCATGACAACTATAAACCTGAATTCTACAACGATGACTCTTGGGTTGAATTCATTGAGCTGGATATTGATGACCCCGATGAAAAGACTGAAGGCTCCGACACAGACAGACTTCTAAGCAATGACCATGAGAAATCACTTAACATCCTTGGAGCAAAGGATGATGACTCTGGACGTACCAGCTGTTATGAACCTGACATTTTGGAGACTGATTTCAATGCCAGTGACATGTGTGATGGTACCTCAGAGGTTGCTCAGCCACAGAGGTTAAAAGGGGAAGTAGATCTCTTGTGCCTTGACCAGAAGAATCAAAATAACTCACCTTCTACTGATGCTACCCCTACCACTCAGCAGCCCAGTGTTATCctagcaaaggaaaacaaaccaagaCCGCTTCTTATTAGTGGAACTGAGTCAACTCATCAAGCTGCCCATACTCAGCTGAGCAATCCGAGTTCACTGGCAAACATCGACTTTTATGCCCAGGTAAGCGACATTACTCCAGCAGGGAGTGTGGTCCTTTCCCCAGGCCAAAAGAATAAGGCAGGGATATCCCCCTGTGACATGCATCCAGAAGCGGTCTCACTCTGCCAAGCAAACTTCATCATGGACAACGCCTACTTCTGCGAGGCAGACGCCAAAAAGTGCATCGCTGTGGCCCCTCACGTCGAGGCTGAATCACGTGTGGAGCCAAGCTTTAACCAGGAAGACATTTACATCACCACAGAAAGCCTTACCACTACCGCTGGCCAGTCTGGGACAGCAGAACGGGCTCCGGGTTCTGAGATGCCTGTCCCAGACTATACCTCCATTCACATAGTACAGTCTCCGCAGGGTCTCGTGCTCAATGCCACAGCCTTGCCCTTGCCTGACAAAGAGTTTCTCTCATCGTGTGGCTACGTGAGCACAGACCAACTGAACAAAATCATGCCGTAG
- the GHR gene encoding growth hormone receptor isoform X1 — MIAGPTGMDLWQLLLTLAVAGSSSAFSGSEATPAILGRASQSLQRVNPGLGTNSSGKPKFTKCRSPELETFSCHWTDGVRRGFKSPGSTQLFYIRRSTQEWTQEWKECPDYVSAGENSCYFNSSYTSIWIPYCIKLTSNGGTVDQKCFSVEEIVQPDPPIGLNWTLLNISLTGIHADIQVRWEPPPNADVQKGWIVLEYELQYKEVNESQWKTMDPVLSTSVPVYSLRLDKEYEVRVRSRQRNSEKYGEFSEVLYVTLPQMSPFACEEDFQFPWFLITIFGIFGLTMILFLFIFSKQQRIKMLILPPVPVPKIKGIDPDLLKEGKLEEVNTILAIHDNYKPEFYNDDSWVEFIELDIDDPDEKTEGSDTDRLLSNDHEKSLNILGAKDDDSGRTSCYEPDILETDFNASDMCDGTSEVAQPQRLKGEVDLLCLDQKNQNNSPSTDATPTTQQPSVILAKENKPRPLLISGTESTHQAAHTQLSNPSSLANIDFYAQVSDITPAGSVVLSPGQKNKAGISPCDMHPEAVSLCQANFIMDNAYFCEADAKKCIAVAPHVEAESRVEPSFNQEDIYITTESLTTTAGQSGTAERAPGSEMPVPDYTSIHIVQSPQGLVLNATALPLPDKEFLSSCGYVSTDQLNKIMP, encoded by the exons ATTCTTCTGGGAAGCCTAAGTTCACCAAGTGCCGTTCACCTGAACTAGAGACTTTTTCGTGCCACTGGACAGATGGGGTTCGTCGTGGCTTCAAGAGCCCAGGATCCACACAGCTGTTCTATATTAGAAG GAGCACTCAAGAGTGGACTCAAGAATGGAAAGAATGCCCCGATTATGTCTCTGCTGGAGAAAACAGCTGTTACTTTAATTCATCTTATACCTCCATTTGGATACCCTACTGTATCAAGCTAACCAGCAATGGTGGTACAGTGGATCAAAAGTGTTTCTCTGTTGAGGAAATAG TGCAACCAGATCCACCCATTGGCCTCAACTGGACTCTACTGAACATCAGTTTAACGGGGATTCACGCAGATATCCAGGTGAGGTGGGAACCACCGCCCAATGCAGACGTTCAGAAGGGATGGATAGTCCTGGAGTATGAACTGCAATACAAAGAAGTAAATGAGTCCCAGTGGAAAACG ATGGACCCTGTATTGTCAACATCAGTTCCAGTTTATTCACTGAGACTAGATAAAGAATATGAAGTGCGTGTGAGATCCAGACAACGAAACTCTGAAAAATATGGCGAGTTCAGTGAGGTGCTCTATGTAACACTTCCTCAAATGAGCCCATTTGCATGTGAAGAag ATTTCCAGTTTCCATGGTTCTTAATTACTATCTTTGGAATATTTGGGCTAACGATGatactatttttattcatattttctaaacAGCAAAG gaTTAAGATGCTGATTCTTCCCCCAGTTCCAGTTCCAAAGATTAAAGGAATTGATCCAGATCTCCTCaag GAAGGAAAATTAGAAGAGGTGAACACAATCTTAGCCATTCATGACAACTATAAACCTGAATTCTACAACGATGACTCTTGGGTTGAATTCATTGAGCTGGATATTGATGACCCCGATGAAAAGACTGAAGGCTCCGACACAGACAGACTTCTAAGCAATGACCATGAGAAATCACTTAACATCCTTGGAGCAAAGGATGATGACTCTGGACGTACCAGCTGTTATGAACCTGACATTTTGGAGACTGATTTCAATGCCAGTGACATGTGTGATGGTACCTCAGAGGTTGCTCAGCCACAGAGGTTAAAAGGGGAAGTAGATCTCTTGTGCCTTGACCAGAAGAATCAAAATAACTCACCTTCTACTGATGCTACCCCTACCACTCAGCAGCCCAGTGTTATCctagcaaaggaaaacaaaccaagaCCGCTTCTTATTAGTGGAACTGAGTCAACTCATCAAGCTGCCCATACTCAGCTGAGCAATCCGAGTTCACTGGCAAACATCGACTTTTATGCCCAGGTAAGCGACATTACTCCAGCAGGGAGTGTGGTCCTTTCCCCAGGCCAAAAGAATAAGGCAGGGATATCCCCCTGTGACATGCATCCAGAAGCGGTCTCACTCTGCCAAGCAAACTTCATCATGGACAACGCCTACTTCTGCGAGGCAGACGCCAAAAAGTGCATCGCTGTGGCCCCTCACGTCGAGGCTGAATCACGTGTGGAGCCAAGCTTTAACCAGGAAGACATTTACATCACCACAGAAAGCCTTACCACTACCGCTGGCCAGTCTGGGACAGCAGAACGGGCTCCGGGTTCTGAGATGCCTGTCCCAGACTATACCTCCATTCACATAGTACAGTCTCCGCAGGGTCTCGTGCTCAATGCCACAGCCTTGCCCTTGCCTGACAAAGAGTTTCTCTCATCGTGTGGCTACGTGAGCACAGACCAACTGAACAAAATCATGCCGTAG